The sequence GAGAGCATAAGGTAGGATAAGATAGAAGCAATGGGGATTTTTATCATCTAAGTCTGATGTGTACTTAGTCAATAACCTATCCTTGGTGAactaaaagatttaaaatgcttagaatttttactttagtatttcatttgttttcagaatTAACTTTAGAGGTGGGGTTAGTAAGAAAGACTGGATGAATGCTCATTTGGGCCTTGAGTTATGAAGGATAGTTAGGTTGAGTTTAGAATAGAATCAGAGTTTGGATAGGCAATGAAGTTAGAGTTCTGGTCAGAGAATAGGACATCAgggtggaggaaaagaaaaatggcagtGGAATTCTGGAGGATCTGACAAtagcttatttttatattccagcCTCTACCTGCCTGGCAGTGGTCACAGCTCAGATTCTTCACTATGGTGGATCCCAGTGGCAACGAATCCAGTGCCACATATTTCATTCTAATAGGCCTGCCAGGATTGGAAGAAGCTCAGTTCTGGTTGGCCTTCCCGTTGTGCTCCCTTTACTTTATCGCCGTGCTAGGTAACTTGACAATCATCTACATTGTGTGGACGGAGCATAGCCTACACGAACCCATGTATATCTTTCTTTGCATGCTTTCTGGCCTTGATGTCCTCATATCCACCTCATCCATGCCCAAAATGATGGCCATCTTCTGGTTCAATTCCACTACCATACAGTTTGATGCTTGTCTGCTACAGATGTTTGCCATCCACTCCTTATCTGGCATGGAGTCCACGGTGCTGCTGGCCATGGCCTTTGACCGCTATGTGGCAATCTGCCACCCACTACGCCATGCCACTGTGCTAACATTGCCTCGTGTTACCAAGATCGGTATGGCTGCTGTGGTACGGGGTGTTGCACTTATGGCACCCCTGCCTTTCTTCATCAAACATCTGCCCTTCTGCCGCTCCAATATCCTTTCCCATTCCTACTGCCTACACCAAGATGTCATGAAGCTGGCCTGTGCTGACATCCGCGTCAATATCATCTATGGCCTCATTGTCATCATTTCTGCCATTGGCCTGGACTCACTTCTCATCTCCTTGTCATATCTGCTTATCCTCAAGACTGTGTTGGGCTTGACACATGAAACCCAGGCAAAGGCATTTGGTACTTGTGTCTCTCATGTGTGTGCTGTTTTCATATTCTATGTACCTTTCATTGGGTTGTCTATGGTGCACCGGTTTGACAAGCGGCATGACTCCCTCCTGCCTGTCATCATGGCCAACACCTATCTGCTTGTTCCTCCCGTGCTCAACCCTATTGTCTACGGAGTGAAGACAAAGGAGATCCGGCAGCGTATCCTTCGTCTTTTCCATGTGACCACCCACACTTCTGATCCCTAGGTGTCAGGAATCAAACTTCTTTTTCACAGGAAGTCCTTCAATTCAGATTTTAATATcaacattttggaagacagtattaggaaaaaaattcttaatgaaaGAACAGCTGATCCTTCAAAGATGAAACTGATTGGAGAATCTCCATGCGAGTAGGGGCAGCAGAACTGTATACTCCCAGTccttatttttcaatattattttaccctttagttctttgaggtaGTTGTGGTTGGAGGATTATTACTTCCCACTTAACCATTCAGTCCAATTCTCAAGTCCAAAAAATTCATATGGTTGTTTGCGCTGATAGTTTATAGCATTCTGAGATAAGGGTGATATTTCTAAAAGACATTTACCAAAGGCTTAagcaaggcaaaaataaaataaatacaagaatatAATACAGTTAGATAATCTGGCTTAAAACCATGATTTCCTCTTCAGAATCCTCTACCATTTTGGATCTTAGGAAAGGAGACATACCTGGATTTCCCTCTTCAAAATGaccacagagaaaaaataatttcttttcttctgagtaGCAATCcttaagaaaaaattgaaagtaaattCACAAAAAGATTATATTTATCTACATTAATGAAAGATGATATACTGTATTCTGAGCATTTTCATAGACTGTgaaaatttttccttaatttccaaTTTTCTTGTCAACCTTTTGATTTAGGCAGGAATATGATTAGTTACCCCCATTGTACCAGTGGGGGAACTGATGTTCAATGAGATCACGCAGGCtcaaaaaaaattgtcttttgatGCCCAATCCCATATTGTGAGGAGGGAATGTTAGACTAGTGGGATAGTGAATTAGACATTCCAGAGTCTTGCATTTTCTAGGGGAAGTATTTAAGTTCCTTTCTCACTCATCCAGTATTGTATTTAG is a genomic window of Physeter macrocephalus isolate SW-GA chromosome 16, ASM283717v5, whole genome shotgun sequence containing:
- the LOC102988557 gene encoding olfactory receptor 51E1, whose amino-acid sequence is MVDPSGNESSATYFILIGLPGLEEAQFWLAFPLCSLYFIAVLGNLTIIYIVWTEHSLHEPMYIFLCMLSGLDVLISTSSMPKMMAIFWFNSTTIQFDACLLQMFAIHSLSGMESTVLLAMAFDRYVAICHPLRHATVLTLPRVTKIGMAAVVRGVALMAPLPFFIKHLPFCRSNILSHSYCLHQDVMKLACADIRVNIIYGLIVIISAIGLDSLLISLSYLLILKTVLGLTHETQAKAFGTCVSHVCAVFIFYVPFIGLSMVHRFDKRHDSLLPVIMANTYLLVPPVLNPIVYGVKTKEIRQRILRLFHVTTHTSDP